In Hamadaea flava, a genomic segment contains:
- a CDS encoding arginine repressor yields the protein MTSPMTRTARHARIEELIRGGSVRSQTELAELLATGGVQVTQATLSRDLEELRAIKVGGVYLIPEDGNRALRPAEQAQVRLVRLLKELLTGTDHSGNITVLRTPPGAAQFLASAIDRSGLPEVAGTIAGDDTIFIVARAEPQPGTSAVDTTGAGLAAKFAAWANLDQETTEGAPS from the coding sequence ATGACCTCGCCGATGACGCGGACCGCGCGGCACGCCCGGATCGAGGAGCTGATCCGCGGCGGATCGGTACGCTCGCAGACCGAGCTGGCCGAGCTGCTCGCGACCGGCGGCGTGCAGGTGACCCAGGCGACGTTGTCGCGGGACCTGGAGGAGCTGCGGGCGATCAAGGTCGGCGGGGTCTACCTGATCCCCGAGGACGGCAACCGTGCGTTGCGCCCGGCGGAGCAGGCCCAGGTACGCCTGGTCCGGCTGCTCAAGGAGCTGCTCACCGGAACCGACCACAGTGGAAACATCACGGTCCTGCGTACGCCGCCCGGCGCCGCCCAGTTCCTGGCCAGCGCGATCGACCGCAGTGGCCTGCCCGAGGTGGCCGGCACGATCGCGGGAGACGACACCATCTTCATCGTGGCCCGCGCTGAGCCGCAGCCCGGCACAAGTGCCGTGGACACGACCGGCGCCGGGTTGGCCGCGAAGTTCGCGGCCTGGGCCAATCTCGACCAAGAAACCACAGAGGGAGCACCATCATGA
- the argF gene encoding ornithine carbamoyltransferase, translated as MARNFLRDDDLTPAEQTAVLDLAAQMKADRWQYRPLQGPKSVAVFFDKQSLRTRLSFEVGVADLGGQPITVDTVNTHLGRGESLADTGRVLSRYVAAVVMRTYGDERITELASGATVPVVNALTDGFHPCQLLADLLTVREKFGRTTGLTLAYLGDAANNMANSYLLAGAVAGMHVRVSGPAGFEPDPAIVADAEKIAASTGGSVSVLRDPAEAAAGAHVLATDAWTSMGQEDDGKDRVGPFLAYQLNEKLVSLADPAAIVLHCLPAHRGEEITDGVLDGPHSAVFDQAENRLHAQKALLAFLLEHSGETA; from the coding sequence ATGGCAAGGAACTTCCTGCGCGACGACGATCTGACTCCGGCCGAGCAGACGGCTGTGCTGGACCTGGCCGCCCAGATGAAGGCCGACCGGTGGCAGTACCGCCCGTTGCAGGGCCCGAAGTCGGTCGCGGTCTTCTTCGACAAGCAGTCGCTGCGGACCCGGTTGTCGTTCGAGGTGGGCGTGGCCGACCTCGGCGGGCAGCCGATCACCGTCGACACCGTGAACACCCACCTCGGCCGGGGCGAGTCGCTGGCCGACACCGGCCGGGTGCTCTCGCGGTACGTGGCTGCGGTCGTCATGCGTACCTATGGCGACGAGCGCATCACCGAGCTGGCCTCGGGTGCGACCGTGCCCGTGGTCAACGCGCTGACCGACGGGTTCCACCCCTGTCAGCTGCTGGCCGACCTGCTCACGGTACGCGAGAAGTTCGGCCGCACGACCGGGCTGACCTTGGCGTACCTGGGCGACGCGGCGAACAACATGGCGAACTCCTACCTGCTCGCCGGGGCGGTCGCCGGGATGCACGTACGCGTCTCCGGTCCGGCCGGCTTCGAGCCCGACCCGGCGATCGTCGCCGACGCGGAGAAGATCGCGGCGTCGACCGGCGGTTCGGTCAGCGTGCTGCGGGACCCGGCCGAGGCGGCTGCGGGCGCCCACGTCCTCGCGACGGACGCCTGGACGTCGATGGGGCAGGAGGACGACGGCAAGGATCGCGTCGGCCCCTTCCTCGCGTACCAGCTGAACGAGAAGCTGGTGAGTCTCGCGGATCCGGCGGCGATCGTGCTGCACTGCCTGCCCGCGCACCGGGGCGAGGAGATCACCGACGGGGTGCTGGACGGGCCGCACAGCGCGGTGTTCGACCAGGCCGAGAACCGCCTGCACGCGCAGAAGGCGCTGCTCGCGTTCTTGCTGGAGCACAGCGGGGAGACGGCATGA
- the argH gene encoding argininosuccinate lyase — MKLWGGRFEGGPAEALARLSVSVHFDWRLAAYDIAGSKAHAKVLADAGLLTPEELSRMLAALDELAADVESGAFQATPADEDVHTALERGLLEKLGPLGGKLRAGRSRNDQVATDLRLYLRDHARLLALGIADLAGALTEQAGQHVATPAPGMTHVQHAQPVTFGHWLLAHVQPLLRDLDRLRDWDRRTAVSPLGAGALAGSSLPLDPERVAKELGFTSSAANSMDAVSDRDFVAEFLFVTALLGVHLSRLGEEVVLWTSQEFGWVELDDAFATGSSIMPQKKNADIAELARGKAGRLIGGLVAVLTMLKGLPLTYDRDMQEDKEPAFDALDTLELVLPALTGMIATMTVKTEVLAKAAPIGFSLATEVADYLVRKGVAFRDAHEITGRLVAFCAARGLELHEVGDDDLVAISAELDPGVREVLSVDSALAARKTPGSTGPLAVAEQLANVERELAGARQWATPDQ; from the coding sequence ATGAAACTCTGGGGTGGACGGTTCGAGGGCGGTCCGGCCGAGGCGCTGGCCCGGCTGAGCGTCAGCGTGCACTTCGACTGGCGGCTGGCCGCGTACGACATCGCGGGGTCGAAGGCGCATGCCAAGGTGCTCGCCGACGCCGGCCTGCTGACGCCGGAGGAACTGAGCCGGATGCTGGCGGCGCTGGACGAGCTGGCCGCCGACGTCGAGTCGGGCGCGTTCCAGGCGACTCCGGCCGACGAGGACGTCCACACCGCGCTGGAGCGTGGGCTGCTGGAGAAACTCGGCCCGCTCGGCGGCAAGCTGCGCGCCGGCCGGTCCCGCAACGACCAGGTGGCCACGGATCTGCGGCTCTACCTGCGTGATCACGCCCGGCTGCTGGCGCTCGGGATCGCCGACCTGGCCGGTGCGCTCACCGAGCAGGCCGGGCAGCACGTCGCCACCCCCGCCCCGGGGATGACCCACGTCCAGCACGCTCAGCCGGTCACCTTCGGGCACTGGCTGCTCGCGCACGTGCAGCCGCTGCTGCGAGACCTCGACCGGCTGCGGGACTGGGATCGGCGTACGGCGGTCAGCCCACTCGGCGCGGGCGCGCTGGCCGGCTCGTCGCTGCCGCTGGATCCCGAGCGGGTGGCCAAGGAACTCGGGTTCACGTCCTCGGCGGCCAACTCGATGGACGCGGTGTCCGACCGCGACTTCGTCGCCGAGTTCCTGTTCGTGACCGCCCTGCTCGGCGTACACCTGAGTCGCCTCGGCGAGGAGGTCGTCCTCTGGACCTCCCAGGAGTTCGGCTGGGTGGAGCTGGACGACGCGTTCGCCACCGGGTCGTCGATCATGCCGCAGAAGAAGAACGCGGACATCGCCGAACTGGCCCGCGGCAAGGCGGGCCGGCTCATCGGCGGGCTGGTCGCGGTGCTGACCATGCTCAAGGGCCTGCCGCTGACCTACGACCGGGACATGCAGGAGGACAAGGAGCCCGCGTTCGACGCCCTCGACACGCTGGAGCTGGTCCTGCCCGCGCTCACCGGGATGATCGCCACCATGACGGTCAAGACCGAGGTGCTCGCGAAGGCCGCGCCGATCGGCTTCTCGCTCGCCACCGAGGTCGCGGACTACCTGGTACGCAAGGGAGTGGCGTTCCGGGACGCGCACGAGATCACCGGACGCCTCGTCGCGTTCTGCGCCGCTCGGGGGCTGGAGTTGCACGAGGTCGGCGACGACGACCTCGTGGCGATCTCGGCCGAACTCGACCCCGGCGTACGCGAAGTGCTGTCGGTCGACTCGGCGCTGGCCGCCCGGAAGACTCCGGGGTCGACCGGGCCGCTGGCGGTCGCCGAGCAGCTGGCGAACGTCGAGCGCGAGCTCGCCGGCGCGCGGCAGTGGGCCACACCGGACCAGTGA
- a CDS encoding argininosuccinate synthase: MTERVVLAYSGGLDTSVAIPYLAEKMDAEVIAVLVDVGQGGEDMEVVRKRALACGAVESEVIDAREEFAADFCLPAIRANALYMDRYPLVSALSRPLIVKHLVQAAHKHSGTVVSHGCTGKGNDQVRFEVGIGALAPHLKVVAPARDFAWTRDKAIAYAESKNLPIDQSKKSPYSIDQNIFGRAVETGFLEDIWNAPIEDIYSYTSNPAEPRDADEVVITFEQGRPVAIDGETVTPFQAIAELNRRAGAQGVGRLDMVEDRLVGIKSREVYEAPGAIALITAHQELENVTVERDLARFKKSVDQRWGELVYDGLWFSPLKSSLEAFIDESQKHVTGEIRMTLHGGRAVVTGRRSEASLYDFSLATYDEGDLFDQSLAKGFVDLWGLPSRLASARNTRLS, from the coding sequence ATGACCGAGCGGGTCGTACTGGCCTACTCCGGCGGCCTGGACACGTCCGTAGCCATTCCGTACCTGGCCGAGAAGATGGACGCGGAGGTCATCGCGGTCCTCGTCGACGTCGGCCAGGGCGGCGAGGACATGGAGGTCGTCCGCAAGCGGGCGCTGGCCTGCGGCGCGGTCGAGTCCGAGGTGATCGACGCCCGCGAGGAGTTCGCCGCCGACTTCTGCCTGCCGGCCATCCGGGCCAACGCCCTGTACATGGACCGGTACCCGCTGGTCAGCGCCCTGTCGCGGCCGTTGATCGTCAAGCACCTGGTCCAGGCGGCGCACAAGCACAGCGGCACCGTCGTGTCGCACGGCTGCACCGGCAAGGGCAACGACCAGGTCCGCTTCGAGGTCGGCATCGGCGCCCTCGCGCCGCACCTGAAGGTCGTCGCGCCCGCCCGGGACTTCGCGTGGACCCGGGACAAGGCCATCGCGTACGCCGAGAGCAAGAACCTGCCGATCGACCAGAGCAAGAAGTCGCCGTACTCGATCGACCAGAACATCTTCGGCCGGGCCGTCGAGACGGGCTTCCTCGAGGACATCTGGAACGCGCCGATCGAGGACATCTACTCGTACACGTCGAACCCGGCCGAGCCGCGCGACGCCGACGAGGTCGTCATCACCTTCGAGCAGGGCCGCCCGGTCGCGATCGACGGGGAGACCGTCACGCCGTTCCAGGCGATCGCCGAGCTGAACCGGCGGGCGGGCGCGCAGGGCGTCGGCCGGCTCGACATGGTCGAGGACCGGCTGGTCGGCATCAAGAGCCGCGAGGTCTACGAGGCGCCGGGCGCGATCGCGCTGATCACCGCGCACCAGGAGCTGGAGAACGTCACCGTCGAGCGCGACCTCGCCCGCTTCAAGAAGTCGGTCGACCAGCGCTGGGGCGAGCTGGTCTACGACGGCCTGTGGTTCTCGCCGCTCAAGTCCTCGCTGGAAGCCTTCATCGACGAGTCGCAGAAGCACGTCACCGGCGAGATCCGGATGACCCTGCACGGCGGGCGCGCGGTCGTCACCGGCCGGCGGTCGGAGGCCTCGCTGTACGACTTCAGCCTGGCCACCTACGACGAGGGCGACCTGTTCGACCAGTCGCTGGCCAAGGGCTTCGTCGACCTGTGGGGCCTGCCGTCGCGGCTCGCCTCCGCCCGCAACACCCGCCTTTCCTAA